From Zea mays cultivar B73 chromosome 3, Zm-B73-REFERENCE-NAM-5.0, whole genome shotgun sequence:
AAATATGTCACAATTCATGTATTCGTGCCTTGCCACGTGGCTGATTACGTGGCGAGATGACATGGCAGTTGACGTGGCAGGTGATGTGGCAAAAATGTTGTGACGATTTCATTCGTCACAAATGTTATGATGTGGCATGCCACATggcagatgatgtggcaaaatgaTGTGACAAAAATATTTGTCATAAATATCAATGATGTGGCAGCTGATGTGGCAATATATTTGTGACGATTTTTGTTCATCACAAAGTACGATGGCGTTGTAATATATTTATGACGGATTTTTCATCATAAGGCGTGGTGAATTCATAGCGTCATGGTCACATGCTAATAACCAAAACATTGAATTATTTAGTTCAACATTCACACAATTCATACAAGAGATACTTTTATAACTTCAAATCGTATGATTGTAGATCATGTAACTTAAAATACAAAGGAAATCCTATAACTTCAACTCAAAGTATGAAAGTTTAAACATATTCCAAATTTATAAAACCTGAATCCAGAACTAATATAACATGATACTATAGCAGACTTAAGATGGGGGCACTTGGCTTCGATTGAAGCTCAACAGTTGATGGAGGAGACTATTATTTTCTTCCATCGATCTCTTCATATTGTCCATGGTCTCCTTTGAGGCCTGTGCCTGAGCCTTTAAGGTTTCTACTTCTTCCCGAAGTCCATCTTTTTCTAGCCTCTCAAACTCCAATTGATTCTGAAGTTCTTGAACCATTGCAGAAACAGTTGTTGTGGAGCTTTTCTTGGAGTTATCTTGCAGACCAACATTCTTTAGAAATAAACTGGAGCCCCCTAGCACTTCAGAAACAACTTCCATAGGAGACTTCTGCTGTTGTCCATCCTCAACTGGTGTTGTCACCATTGCTTCCATGTCAACCTATTATAAATATTATTTGTTAGTATAACATAGTCGTAGTTGTAATTTTTCAGAACAAACATAAAAGAAAACGAGTACTCACAATTGCTTTCTTTACATTTTCAGAAAAACCTTTCTTCTTGCTGCAATGCATGTCCTTGAAAAGATCTATTGCACTCGGTTCAGCATCCTTATATTTCTCTTGTTTCTAAAGTGAGGAAATGAATCTGGTGAGAATAGAGACCTTGGCACATAATGTACAAGTCAGATTTATAAATTTCAATATGACGTATATTGAAGGTTGAACATTTGTTAAAAGGTTTACAATACATTTT
This genomic window contains:
- the LOC103652169 gene encoding uncharacterized protein; translation: MHCSKKKGFSENVKKAIVDMEAMVTTPVEDGQQQKSPMEVVSEVLGGSSLFLKNVGLQDNSKKSSTTTVSAMVQELQNQLEFERLEKDGLREEVETLKAQAQASKETMDNMKRSMEENNSLLHQLLSFNRSQVPPS